A region from the Aegilops tauschii subsp. strangulata cultivar AL8/78 chromosome 5, Aet v6.0, whole genome shotgun sequence genome encodes:
- the LOC109776337 gene encoding uncharacterized protein, with protein MRTGLAVEGGSPAGTAGARRQCRHGGRPTGRSSRSNCSRWSARRTASSAAARTVERGSCAVAGGEFSGRRLLSSSNPQVPMRCSPRLDCSSFFAGGVLVRCSSLRVLDEHCRLRFNDLLGCCICNSVLLFRMFRIGA; from the exons ATGAGGACGGGGTTGGCCGTAGAGGGAGGCTCGCCGGCCGGAACAGCCGGAGCAAGGAGGCAGTGTCGCCATGGAGGGAGGCCCACTGGCCGGAGCAGCAGGAGCAACTGCAGCCGCTGGTCAGCCCGACGCACTGCCTCCTCTGCTGCGGCCCGCACGGTCGAGAGGGGCAGCTGCGCCGTAGCTGGCGGCGAGTTCagcggccgccgcctcctctcctctTCGAATCCA CAGGTGCCTATGCGTTGTTCCCCTCGGTTGGATTGTTCATCCTTCTTCGCCGGTGGTGTGCTCGTCCGTTGCAGTAGCCTTCGTGTGCTGGATGAACACTGCCGGTTgag gtTCAACGATCTGCTAGGTTGCTGCATCTGCAACTCTGTGCTGCTGTTCAGG ATGTTCCGTATCGGTGCATAA